The following are from one region of the Hemibagrus wyckioides isolate EC202008001 linkage group LG24, SWU_Hwy_1.0, whole genome shotgun sequence genome:
- the LOC131344809 gene encoding gap junction alpha-8 protein-like — MSIGEWTFLEKLVDDSLEYSTSVGRVWLSVLFLFRVLILCTAAESAWNDEQKDFVCNTQQPGCEAMCYDKAFPVSHFRYFILQVVFVSMPTVLYFGYVALKKHKEKEEEKEDQHGRQKERNGKECKIEMMPEENKDGKPRPKTNKLTGKVLVAYTVSIILKVLIEIGFIVGLWFLYGFVIQPKYECQRSPCPHTVDCFVSRPTEKTIFTIYIQVIAAVSVLLNVIELLHLLKMHITCNLEEKNQSQQQGIPRSTENTPEKPQSAKVRARTCQEKGKL; from the coding sequence ATGTCCATAGGTGAGTGGACATTTCTAGAAAAGCTGGTAGATGACAGCCTCGAGTACTCAACTAGTGTGGGACGCGTGTGGCTCAgtgttctttttctcttccgTGTCCTCATCTTATGTACTGCAGCTGAGTCTGCGTGGAATGATGAACAGAAAGATTTTGTCTGCAACACCCAACAGCCCGGCTGTGAGGCTATGTGCTATGACAAGGCTTTTCCTGTCTCTCATTTCCGCTACTTTATTCTGCAGGTCGTCTTTGTTTCCATGCCCACTGTTTTATATTTTGGCTACGTGGCCCTGAAGAAACAcaaggagaaagaagaggagaaagaggaccAGCATGgaagacagaaggaaagaaacgGCAAAGAATGTAAGATAGAGATGATGCCAGAAGAGAATAAAGATGGGAAACCGCGACCCAAGACAAATAAGCTCACGGGGAAGGTACTGGTTGCATATACTGTCAGCATCATCCTCAAGGTCCTAATTGAGATTGGCTTTATTGTCGGGTTGTGGTTCCTCTATGGATTTGTTATTCAACCCAAGTATGAATGCCAGCGAAGTCCCTGCCCCCACACGGTGGACTGTTTTGTCTCTCGGCCCACTGAAAAGACCATTTTCACTATATATATTCAGGTCATCGCTGCAGTCTCTGTGTTGCTCAATGTTATAGAGCTTTTACACCTTCTTAAGATGCACATTACATGTAACCTGGAGGAGAAGAACCAAAGTCAGCAGCAAGGGATCCCTCGAAGTACAGAGAACACTCCAGAAAAGCCGCAGTCAGCCAAGGTTCGGGCACGAACTTGCCAGGAAAAAGGCAAGCTCTAA